The following coding sequences are from one Lolium rigidum isolate FL_2022 chromosome 6, APGP_CSIRO_Lrig_0.1, whole genome shotgun sequence window:
- the LOC124668226 gene encoding uncharacterized protein LOC124668226: protein MADDTGLVLAAALTGALFMVLLVLLAVVLVRRRWRDRDAVASGGRFVLFGVCFQDDVERRMSLNRSRRRAARGGEEAEDQEPDEGELERWKKMFGGPNRCLSTIEEGTEKGTPAATPAFCTPPASPERRDARSVQEASSAC, encoded by the coding sequence ATGGCCGACGACACCGGCTTGGTGCTCGCCGCCGCGCTAACAGGCGCGCTCTTCATGGTGCTGCTCGTCCTGCTCGCCGTCGTTCTtgtccggcggcggtggcgtgacCGGGACGCCGTCGCGTCTGGCGGCCGTTTCGTCCTGTTCGGCGTCTGTTTCCAGGACGACGTCGAGCGCAGGATGTCCTTGAACAGGAGCCGGCGAAGGGCGgcccgcggcggcgaggaggcggaggatcAGGAGCCAGACGAGGGCGAGCTCGAGAGGTGGAAGAAGATGTTCGGGGGGCCCAATAGGTGCCTGTCCACGATAGAGGAGGGCACGGAGAAGGGCACACCGGCGGCAACGCCGGCGTTCTGCACGCCACCAGCGTCGCCGGAGCGAAGAGACGCCAGGTCTGTGCAGGAGGCGTCTAGTGCGTGCTGA